In one window of Halopiger aswanensis DNA:
- a CDS encoding universal stress protein, producing the protein MYGDILVATDGSDIAATAVDQGLDVARAVGATVHVVSVVERTDTDGERVDKSRHQEIVERVEADAVDEGLSVVTSVRTGRPSRELLAYADEHDIALSVLGTHGRTGVRRWLMGSVATAVVREARCPVLTVNAAVSTSSGDIDNVLIATDGRPGAEAAIEEGLDLAETYGATVHSMYVVNDVHSHMDVVLEAFEELGERSTSTIAERGAKRGLDTERAIERGVPHREIVSYAADHDIDLIVVGTESRAGLDRVVAGSVSQRVISAASVPVLSVRTLER; encoded by the coding sequence ATGTACGGCGATATTCTCGTCGCGACCGACGGCAGCGACATTGCAGCGACGGCCGTCGACCAGGGGCTAGACGTTGCCCGGGCGGTCGGCGCGACCGTCCACGTCGTCTCGGTCGTCGAACGAACGGATACCGATGGCGAGCGTGTCGACAAATCGCGTCATCAGGAAATCGTCGAGCGCGTCGAAGCCGACGCCGTTGACGAGGGTCTCTCGGTCGTCACGAGCGTCCGAACGGGCCGACCGAGCCGCGAATTACTCGCGTACGCTGACGAGCACGACATCGCGTTGAGCGTTCTTGGAACCCACGGCCGAACGGGCGTTCGACGCTGGCTGATGGGTAGTGTCGCGACGGCGGTCGTTCGCGAGGCTCGATGTCCAGTTCTCACCGTCAACGCCGCCGTATCGACCTCGTCCGGCGATATCGACAACGTTCTCATCGCGACGGACGGACGGCCGGGAGCCGAGGCGGCTATCGAGGAGGGACTCGATCTCGCCGAGACGTACGGTGCAACCGTCCACTCGATGTACGTCGTCAACGACGTTCACTCGCACATGGACGTCGTCCTCGAGGCGTTCGAAGAACTCGGCGAGCGGTCGACGAGTACGATCGCCGAACGCGGTGCGAAACGCGGCCTCGACACCGAGCGAGCGATCGAGCGAGGGGTACCACACCGAGAGATCGTCTCCTACGCGGCCGACCACGACATCGACCTCATCGTCGTGGGGACGGAGAGTCGAGCCGGGCTCGATCGGGTGGTCGCTGGCAGCGTCTCTCAGCGTGTGATCAGTGCGGCATCGGTTCCCGTTCTCTCCGTCCGAACGCTCGAGCGGTGA
- a CDS encoding cupredoxin domain-containing protein, whose protein sequence is MGGTLATLPVAGCLSNEDSRGETDESEPNETPDVGTGDESAPEGNEAENEGDDAADENDNGATDDGTDVSADWENVGEIVLSATTAGWEGIAPAAIEGEKNPTLVLEAGAEYVITWRNDDGQPHNIEIWDESESVLDGYETELMDEKDETQSLEIEARDEMAEYVCEIHADWSKRGDIEIEGDP, encoded by the coding sequence ATGGGTGGAACGTTGGCGACGCTCCCCGTAGCTGGCTGTCTGAGCAACGAAGATAGCCGTGGGGAGACAGACGAATCGGAGCCCAACGAAACACCTGACGTCGGGACAGGCGACGAATCGGCGCCTGAAGGCAACGAAGCGGAGAACGAGGGTGACGATGCAGCGGATGAAAACGACAACGGAGCGACCGACGACGGTACGGATGTGTCCGCCGATTGGGAGAACGTCGGCGAGATCGTGTTGAGTGCGACGACAGCCGGTTGGGAGGGAATTGCCCCCGCGGCCATCGAGGGCGAGAAAAACCCGACACTCGTTCTGGAAGCGGGTGCGGAGTACGTCATCACCTGGCGGAACGACGACGGACAGCCGCACAATATCGAGATCTGGGACGAATCCGAATCGGTCCTCGACGGCTACGAGACCGAACTGATGGATGAAAAAGACGAAACGCAATCCCTGGAGATCGAGGCTCGAGACGAGATGGCGGAGTACGTATGCGAAATACACGCCGATTGGTCGAAGCGCGGCGACATCGAAATCGAAGGCGATCCTTGA
- a CDS encoding thioredoxin family protein, with translation MSNTTDDERQRIRERKKRELQQRLENGGSLDGSDADEADTAPGEPIEVTGQDHLEEVVDEHDVVLVDCYADWCGPCQMLEPTIEALAAETDAAVAKVDVDVHQRLAQQLGARGVPTLVLYADGEPVERMVGAQDRATLEGLVDQHT, from the coding sequence ATGAGCAACACCACGGACGACGAACGGCAGCGGATCCGCGAGCGGAAAAAGCGAGAGTTGCAGCAACGCCTCGAGAACGGCGGGAGCCTTGACGGGAGCGACGCCGACGAGGCGGACACTGCGCCCGGCGAGCCGATCGAGGTTACGGGACAGGATCACCTCGAGGAGGTCGTGGACGAGCATGATGTCGTCCTCGTGGACTGCTACGCCGACTGGTGTGGCCCTTGCCAGATGCTCGAGCCGACGATCGAGGCGCTGGCCGCCGAGACCGACGCCGCGGTCGCGAAGGTCGACGTCGACGTTCACCAGCGCCTCGCCCAGCAGTTGGGTGCTCGTGGAGTCCCGACGCTAGTCCTCTACGCCGACGGCGAACCGGTCGAGCGGATGGTCGGTGCACAGGACCGGGCGACTCTCGAAGGACTCGTCGACCAGCACACATAG
- a CDS encoding SHOCT domain-containing protein — protein sequence MTDRRATLERVANGSTVSGTVFLVAATATASAQPHGGGGGGMGSWGGFGSWMSLWPVLLLGLLALLVVWVGSRRLDARAARAGRSDRDDRALEELRERYARGDLSEEEFERRRRTLQT from the coding sequence ATGACCGACCGACGCGCCACGCTCGAACGAGTCGCGAATGGATCGACGGTGTCCGGTACCGTCTTCCTCGTTGCCGCGACGGCGACGGCGTCCGCCCAGCCTCACGGCGGTGGTGGCGGAGGGATGGGAAGCTGGGGTGGATTCGGCAGCTGGATGTCCCTCTGGCCGGTCCTGTTGCTCGGCCTGCTCGCCCTGCTGGTCGTCTGGGTCGGAAGCCGGCGTCTGGATGCCCGCGCCGCACGCGCCGGCCGATCCGACCGCGACGATCGGGCGCTCGAGGAACTCCGCGAGCGCTACGCCCGCGGAGACCTCTCCGAGGAAGAGTTCGAACGGCGACGACGAACCCTACAAACCTAG
- a CDS encoding sulfurtransferase TusA family protein, whose translation MTDTPTSDVTIDSKDASCPGPLMDLIGKVKTLDSGTVVELQTTERNSTTDVPEWLEEAGHELLEIEERDEYWSIYLEVN comes from the coding sequence ATGACCGATACACCCACCTCTGACGTGACGATCGACTCGAAGGACGCATCGTGTCCCGGCCCGCTGATGGACCTCATCGGGAAGGTGAAGACCCTCGACTCTGGCACCGTGGTCGAACTCCAGACCACCGAGCGCAACTCCACGACCGACGTTCCGGAGTGGCTCGAGGAAGCCGGCCACGAACTGCTCGAGATCGAGGAGCGCGACGAGTACTGGAGTATTTACCTGGAGGTCAACTGA
- a CDS encoding NAD(P)/FAD-dependent oxidoreductase: protein MHRIAIVGGGTGGTVLANRLASELRTEIEDGEVEVRLITADPNHVYKPTFLYVPFGKKTVDDATRPIEELIDSRVTLTIDEVTDVNTDRNRLSLADRTTSLRYDQLVLATGATLEPEAVPGLAEGGHHFYGPDGAEALRDELAEFTEGHLVLSVVGVPHMCPAAPVEFTLMVDDWLRERGRRADVDITYTYPINRAHGLESIADWATDRFEERGIDVETFFNVDEIDPESEVVETVEGTELEYDLFVAIPPHRGSDLVADAGLGDDGWVDVDRHTLEATATEDVYAIGDAADVPTSKAGSVAHYEAGVVADRIASRARGQTPTATYDGKTVCFLEAGMDEATFIEFEYGEEPYVREPSKPLHWAKLGYNESYWLTARGLL, encoded by the coding sequence ATGCACCGAATCGCGATCGTCGGCGGCGGAACGGGCGGGACGGTCCTCGCGAATCGACTCGCGAGCGAATTACGGACGGAGATCGAGGACGGCGAGGTCGAGGTCCGGCTGATCACGGCCGATCCGAACCACGTCTACAAACCGACGTTCCTGTACGTGCCCTTCGGGAAGAAGACGGTCGACGACGCGACACGGCCGATCGAGGAGCTGATCGACTCCCGAGTCACCCTGACGATCGACGAAGTCACCGACGTCAATACGGACCGGAACCGGCTCTCGCTGGCCGACCGGACGACCTCACTGCGCTACGACCAGCTCGTGCTTGCGACCGGCGCGACCCTCGAGCCCGAGGCCGTTCCCGGTCTGGCCGAGGGCGGCCACCACTTCTACGGGCCCGACGGCGCCGAGGCGCTGCGGGACGAACTCGCCGAGTTCACCGAGGGCCACCTCGTGCTGAGCGTCGTCGGCGTCCCGCACATGTGCCCGGCCGCGCCCGTCGAGTTCACGCTGATGGTCGACGACTGGCTCCGCGAGCGCGGTCGCCGCGCGGACGTCGACATCACCTACACGTACCCGATCAACCGCGCCCACGGCCTCGAGTCGATCGCCGACTGGGCGACCGACCGGTTCGAGGAACGCGGGATCGACGTCGAGACGTTCTTCAACGTCGACGAAATCGACCCGGAGTCGGAAGTCGTCGAGACCGTCGAAGGGACGGAACTCGAGTACGACCTGTTCGTGGCGATCCCGCCCCACCGGGGCAGCGACCTCGTCGCCGATGCGGGACTGGGCGATGACGGCTGGGTCGACGTCGACAGGCACACGCTCGAGGCGACCGCGACCGAAGACGTCTACGCGATCGGCGACGCCGCGGACGTGCCGACGAGCAAGGCCGGTAGCGTCGCCCACTACGAGGCCGGCGTCGTGGCCGACCGGATCGCCAGCCGCGCCCGCGGGCAGACGCCGACGGCGACCTACGACGGCAAGACCGTCTGCTTCCTCGAGGCCGGGATGGACGAAGCGACGTTCATCGAGTTCGAGTACGGCGAGGAGCCCTACGTCCGCGAACCGTCGAAACCGCTCCACTGGGCGAAGCTCGGTTACAACGAGTCCTACTGGCTCACCGCACGGGGGTTACTCTAA
- a CDS encoding DUF1641 domain-containing protein, producing the protein MSETESDSAAESIEQTAALEELVAENPDEVARFLDRLGVVNDLLDTADLATAAMDDRMVQELSGTATNLGAAADGLATAEAARLGEAAGENAADLADGLETLARLQRSGTLDDLAALADLAALASNAMDDDMVTDLAATGTSLGEVADTAADEDVVRTLEGLLEAVGEAGSEPAEPVGAVGVAKALRDPEVKAGLGFFLSFAKALGRTTR; encoded by the coding sequence ATGTCCGAAACGGAATCCGACTCCGCGGCGGAATCCATCGAGCAGACAGCGGCGCTCGAGGAACTCGTCGCCGAGAACCCCGACGAAGTCGCGCGGTTCCTCGATCGCCTCGGCGTCGTCAACGACTTGCTCGACACCGCGGACCTGGCGACCGCCGCGATGGACGATCGGATGGTGCAGGAACTGTCCGGGACAGCGACGAACCTCGGTGCCGCGGCCGATGGGCTGGCGACCGCGGAGGCCGCTCGACTGGGCGAGGCGGCCGGCGAGAACGCCGCGGACCTCGCGGACGGACTCGAGACGCTCGCTCGGCTACAGCGATCGGGCACGCTCGACGACCTCGCTGCGCTGGCTGATCTCGCCGCGCTGGCCTCGAACGCGATGGACGACGACATGGTGACCGACCTCGCCGCAACCGGGACGAGCCTCGGCGAAGTGGCCGATACGGCGGCCGACGAAGACGTCGTTCGGACGCTCGAGGGCCTCCTCGAGGCCGTCGGCGAGGCCGGCTCCGAACCGGCGGAGCCCGTCGGAGCGGTCGGCGTCGCGAAAGCGCTGCGCGATCCGGAGGTCAAGGCCGGACTGGGTTTCTTCCTCTCGTTCGCGAAGGCGCTGGGGCGGACGACGAGATAA
- a CDS encoding SHOCT domain-containing protein, which produces MATDDPLIRTLLLVIVAILLLPVLMMAFAMPMMGVWGGHMWNGGAWGGTGATWMWVLMAAIPLLVVLGLGYLLYGAFRRSSGQRTDPALEELRAAYARGDLTDEEFERRRERLQREESSEE; this is translated from the coding sequence ATGGCAACCGACGATCCACTGATACGGACGCTGTTGCTCGTTATCGTCGCGATACTTCTGCTGCCGGTACTCATGATGGCGTTCGCGATGCCGATGATGGGCGTCTGGGGCGGCCACATGTGGAACGGCGGCGCGTGGGGCGGGACCGGAGCGACGTGGATGTGGGTCCTTATGGCGGCGATTCCGCTCCTGGTGGTTCTCGGGCTCGGATATCTCCTGTACGGCGCGTTTCGCCGGTCCAGCGGCCAGCGGACGGACCCCGCACTCGAGGAGCTGCGAGCCGCCTACGCTCGCGGTGATCTCACCGACGAGGAGTTCGAGAGACGGCGCGAACGCTTACAGCGGGAGGAATCGTCGGAAGAATAG
- a CDS encoding potassium channel family protein has product MNAVYLALGIVLLAVAVVDLLWTTLWVEGGAGPLTSRLMARAWRALRRIGAQNSRLLSLSGPLLFVITLALWIALLWVGWTLVFAGAETVLVDTLGRGTISWSDRLYFTGYTIFTLGIGDFAPKAGRWQLVTILATGSGLLFVTLIVTYTLSVLDAVTQKRAFASSVSGFGTHGEEIVRTSWTDGEFRGLELPLHSVVTQLAVLTENHKAYPILHYFHSGQPDQAPTKSIAIFDDALTLYRFGVPQRARPSALVVTNARSSVENYLETLREGFVVPADRSPPPPALPAIREAGIPTVSDEAFESALDELETRRRLLYGLVESDAREWPSSESDDPLDADE; this is encoded by the coding sequence ATGAACGCTGTCTATCTCGCGCTCGGTATCGTTCTTCTCGCGGTCGCAGTCGTCGACCTCCTCTGGACGACGCTCTGGGTCGAAGGGGGCGCCGGGCCACTCACCTCGCGACTGATGGCGAGGGCGTGGCGCGCACTGCGACGGATCGGTGCTCAGAATTCGCGACTGCTCAGCCTCTCTGGACCGCTGCTATTCGTGATTACTCTCGCGCTCTGGATCGCACTGCTCTGGGTCGGGTGGACGCTCGTCTTCGCCGGTGCCGAAACCGTCCTCGTCGACACGCTCGGTCGCGGGACCATCTCCTGGTCCGATCGGCTCTATTTCACCGGGTACACGATCTTCACGCTAGGTATCGGGGACTTCGCTCCCAAAGCGGGACGCTGGCAACTCGTTACGATACTCGCCACCGGGAGCGGCCTGCTTTTCGTTACGCTGATCGTCACCTATACGCTCTCGGTTCTCGATGCGGTCACCCAGAAGCGCGCGTTCGCCAGTAGCGTGAGCGGGTTCGGTACCCACGGCGAGGAAATCGTCCGAACGAGCTGGACCGACGGGGAGTTTCGCGGACTCGAGCTCCCGCTGCACTCCGTCGTAACGCAGCTCGCGGTCCTTACGGAGAATCACAAGGCCTACCCGATCCTCCACTACTTTCATAGCGGTCAGCCGGATCAAGCGCCGACGAAGAGCATCGCCATCTTCGACGACGCGCTGACGCTCTACAGGTTCGGCGTTCCGCAACGGGCCCGCCCGAGCGCGCTCGTCGTCACGAACGCACGCTCGAGCGTCGAGAACTACCTCGAGACGCTTCGGGAGGGGTTCGTCGTACCCGCAGACAGATCGCCGCCACCGCCAGCTCTCCCGGCAATACGCGAGGCGGGTATTCCGACGGTCTCGGACGAGGCGTTCGAGTCCGCCCTCGACGAATTGGAGACGCGCCGGCGACTGCTGTACGGGCTCGTCGAATCGGACGCTCGAGAGTGGCCGTCGAGCGAATCCGACGATCCCCTTGACGCAGACGAATGA
- a CDS encoding SPW repeat domain-containing protein, giving the protein MVFGLWVIAAPLVLGAPTAFRWTVAVTGILIGTLSSSVHWLERGDWAIVRTVAGMTTILGVWLLTTPFLFRVGGLHRWNAVCVGVLVASLAGYNYYLAGRLHDGGSPAEPNTNGP; this is encoded by the coding sequence ATGGTCTTCGGACTCTGGGTGATCGCCGCGCCGCTCGTTCTCGGTGCACCGACTGCCTTCCGGTGGACCGTCGCAGTTACCGGTATCCTGATCGGAACGCTGTCCAGTTCCGTTCACTGGCTCGAGCGGGGTGACTGGGCGATCGTTCGGACCGTCGCGGGAATGACGACCATCCTCGGAGTCTGGCTGCTAACTACGCCGTTTCTCTTTCGGGTCGGCGGACTCCACCGTTGGAACGCCGTATGCGTCGGCGTCCTGGTCGCTTCGCTGGCCGGGTACAATTACTATCTCGCGGGGCGACTGCACGACGGCGGATCACCCGCCGAACCGAATACGAATGGCCCGTAA
- a CDS encoding four-helix bundle copper-binding protein has product MALTQIDHMSDEMAECTDNCFEAAQACEWCADECIGMGEEMARCIRLCRDVADITTLHARFMARNSAYHSGLAEMCADACEECADECEQHDHDHCQVCADVLRECAESCRNMASA; this is encoded by the coding sequence ATGGCACTGACCCAAATCGATCACATGTCCGACGAGATGGCAGAGTGTACGGATAATTGCTTCGAGGCGGCACAAGCCTGCGAGTGGTGTGCCGACGAGTGTATCGGCATGGGCGAAGAGATGGCCCGTTGTATCCGTCTCTGTCGGGACGTCGCCGATATCACGACGCTACACGCCCGTTTCATGGCTCGCAACTCCGCGTACCACAGCGGACTCGCGGAGATGTGTGCGGATGCCTGCGAAGAGTGCGCCGACGAGTGCGAGCAGCACGACCACGACCATTGCCAAGTGTGTGCTGACGTGCTGCGCGAGTGCGCGGAGTCCTGTCGGAACATGGCGTCTGCCTAA